The Hydra vulgaris chromosome 11, alternate assembly HydraT2T_AEP genome contains a region encoding:
- the LOC136087488 gene encoding uncharacterized protein LOC136087488, which translates to MGPHKKTNLFYGKAKTYLACNFPIPAHLNIGCRNGHVLHIFATNNDSYKVTVELIGKYFNIKICISQIQQLVRTSKVFVNHFSRNSKPFVDICNMLFAYQITTSAVAQTSQSNATSIDFPTCSSFSSQQISVSSVSNSDHLSPLSRPTLKTSSHEPLSSLRADQLSPRKKVMRKRLTILANEMAIKKRKHKEDIKGLKDKTKARAYRFKYLNQVITRKEKLISQLRKKLKEKFLNLQLKKLQNHIFCLKQQLTSTQRKFSYQKAMLSHQLAEKNAAILVLQNDILNLQEELEEIQQVTQNTKNEKCYSADIRRLIYDMLVCQVPTQSVPSLLRKIGEHTGYRFSQIPHRTTVEQMMRELGVLSDLQAAEIAFTTKDLTLGFDATTQEGVHVNAVHLTTESVCMVVAIDQLPGGTAYDYQSHITKSIDNLAKLYSDFYQLKYTDVRSTIIGNITNTMSDRVATNHATIAKLNLVWQKSLNELNCHLHPLDTMTSSCKSSLKALETSKGKLFGRDCIAANIVIQLNKLRYKDAKGDPKGFVTFLDQHELPRGLLPRYRGNRLHMLFHTCGILIHHYAILKIFLCSGLALCGGLRNSLFQDFTSETGIRELCVLALIGKLLSGPWMTKFYIAPGTGLDYISGIQVVKDVRNTLIESSKNPLSLLKRKTDFFGNDIEDVVFDSIISFCPVTDEMSKALADCLNAVISVIDRQYKRQFEMSSNDHLKDQTKSARLHNIDSEELMGMFSAAKHKAPNATLCFLSSKLRACKNKTTALLCKKPNDIQNKLILWAISNARKKRFTNMQCHNDLKLELIKRIADKIQKKENKERRNVEKILKNCMPDQVKEMFPDLENNEASDIEEILIGASIGRSICHMWFDNATNTQDVYYGRIVGIKKKKSDVYIVSYWKPKENEDDDGVEYDVSKYQLSADIISGDMVIT; encoded by the exons ATGGGACCTCACaagaaaacaaatcttttttatggTAAAGCTAAAACTTATTTAGCTTGTAATTTTCCAATACCAGCTCATTTAAATATTGGCTGTAGAAATGGACATGTACTGCATATATTTGCAACTAACAACGATTCATATAAAGTAACTGTAGAACTAATCGGTAAgtattttaacatcaaaatttgTATAAGTCAGATTCAGCAACTAGTTAGAACATCGAAAGTCTTTGTAAACCATTTTTCACGAAATTCGAAACCATTTGTTGACATCTGCAACATGCTCTTTGCATACCAAATAACAACATCTGCTGTGGCACAAACATCGCAATCGAATGCAACCTCAATTGACTTTCCTACATGTTCTTCATTTTCTTCTCAACAAATCAGTGTTTCATCTGTATCAAATAGTGATCACTTATCTCCTTTATCTCGTCCTACTTTAAAAACCTCTTCTCATGAACCACTATCCAGTTTGAGAGCTGACCAGTTGAGTCCCAGAAAAAAGGTTATGAGAAAGAGATTAACCATTTTGGCAAACGAAATGGCAATTAAGAAGAGAAAGCATAAAGAGGATATTAAAGGTTTAAAAGATAAGACAAAGGCTAGAGCATACagatttaaatatctaaatCAAGTTATTACTCGTAAGGAAAAGTTAATTTCtcaacttagaaaaaaattaaaagaaaagtttttaaatttacagttaaaaaaacttcaaaatcatattttttgtttgaaacaacAGTTGACATCCACgcaaagaaaattttcttatcAAAAAGCAATGTTAAGCCATCAACTTGCTGAAAAAAATGCTGCAATTCTTGTACTGCAAAATGACATTCTGAATTTACAAGAAGAGTTGGAGGAAATTCAGCAAGTAACACAAAAcaccaaaaatgaaaaatgctaCTCAGCAGATATTAGGAGACTTATATATGACATGCTTGTGTGCCAAGTTCCTACACAAAGTGTGCCATCTCTGCTCCGTAAAATTGGGGAACATACTGGCTATCGATTTAGTCAAATTCCACATCGTACAACTGTAGAACAAATGATGCGTGAGCTTGGTGTGCTTTCAGACTTACAGGCTGCTGAGATAGCATTTACAACAAAGGATCTGACACTTGGCTTTGATGCAACAACCCAGGAGGGTGTTCATGTAAATGCTGTGCACTTGACAACAGAATCAGTATGTATGGTTGTAGCTATTGATCAACTTCCTGGCGGTACAGCTTATGACTATCAGAGTCATATTACAAAGTCTATTGATAATCTCGCTAAGTTATATAGTGATTTCTATCAGCTCAAATATACTGACGTAAGAAGCACTATTATTGGGAACATAACAAATACAATGAGTGACAGAGTTGCAACAAACCATGCAACAATCGCAAAGTTAAACCTTGTTTGGCAGAAATCATTAAATGAACTAAACTGTCACCTTCACCCCTTAGACACAATGACCAGCTCTTGTAAGTCTTCACTTAAAGCATTAGAGACTTCAAAAGGGAAACTTTTTGGAAGAGACTGCATTGCAGCAAACATTGTTATACAGCTGAACAAACTTCGCTATAAGGATGCAAAAG GTGATCCAAAAGGTTTTGTAACCTTTTTGGACCAACACGAGTTGCCCAGAGGATTGCTACCGCGCTATAGAGGCAACAGACTACATATGCTTTTTCACACATGTGGTATTTTGATCCATCATTATGCCATATTGAAGATATTTCTGTGTTCTGGCTTGGCGTTATGCGGAGGTCTGCGAAATAGTTTATTTCAAGACTTTACATCTGAAACAg GTATCCGTGAGTTGTGTGTTTTAGCTTTAATTGGAAAGCTACTTTCTGGTCCTTGgatgacaaaattttatattgcacCAGGTACGGGACTTGACTACATATCTGGCATTCAGGTAGTAAAAGATGTTCGGAACACTCTTATTGAGAGCAGCAAGAATCCTTTATCTCTACTTAAACGAAAAACTGATTTCTTTGGTAATGATATTGAAGATGTAGTTTTTGATTCAATAATCAGCTTTTGCCCAGTAACTGATGAAATGAGTAAAGCATTAGCTGACTGCCTTAATGCAGTTATTAGCGTCATTGACAGGCAGTATAAGCGGCAATTTGAAATGAGTTCTAATGATCACCTTAAAGACCAGACTAAGTCAGCTAGGCTTCACAACATTGATTCAGAAGAACTTATGGGTATGTTTAGCGCTGCAAAGCACAAAGCTCCAAATGccactctttgttttctttcttcaaaacttcgtgcttgcaaaaataaaacaactgctCTGCTATGCAAAAAGCCAAATGATATTCAAAACAAGTTGATATTATGGGCTATCTCTAATGCCAGAAAAAAGCGGTTTACAAATATGCAATGTCATAATGACCTGAAGTTAGAATTGATAAAACGAATAGCAgataaaattcagaaaaaagaaaacaaagaacgcagaaatgtagaaaaaatattaaaaaattgcatgcCTGATCAGGTAAAAGAAATGTTTCCTGACCTAGAAAATAATGAGGCCTCAGATATTGAAGAAATTCTTATTGGAGCTTCTATTGGAAGAAGTATTTGCCACATGTGGTTCGATAATGCCACTAACACCCAGGATGTATATTACGGCAGAATTGTTggcattaaaaagaaaaaaagtgatgtatatatagtttcttattGGAAACCAAAAGagaatgaagatgatgatggtGTTGAGTATGATGTGAGCAAATATCAACTTTCTGCAGACATAATAAGTGGTGATATGGTGATAACATAA